The Cryomorphaceae bacterium 1068 genome window below encodes:
- a CDS encoding glycosyltransferase yields MNHILILCFDYPPYKTVGAQRPNHWKLFFESQGIEVTVVSRNDFDDHQETLKADSPSLLQVIRRKIRSALSLYFAYFLPVYDQKRQLLKTAFEVCATNSPDIIVATAEPFILFKYANTLSKKFDIPWIADYRDNWSNEPTLDYSYLHALLYRQYFSAIEKRMVSTASYITTVGIPTAQRIQQIFPQKDIALIPNGHAIPTNFKSSLVSKSRIKISYFGRLYKHRNPSLFILGVKKWISENSDSDLKIYFYGLGDFKEQADYLLELFDGVEDKVVITESLSYMDLVSAASDSNAFLMLSDRNLPLTNGKVFDYLGLKRPILLCPNDHSVFNELLTNQSCGYIADSVEDVVRILDEFWEHIGQDEYFTTPVLRQEYSRDKSSEELLNLIKEVCAES; encoded by the coding sequence TTGAATCATATACTCATACTTTGTTTTGACTATCCTCCTTACAAGACAGTAGGCGCACAGAGACCTAATCATTGGAAATTATTTTTTGAAAGCCAAGGTATAGAGGTAACAGTTGTCTCAAGAAATGATTTTGACGATCATCAGGAGACATTGAAAGCCGATTCACCATCATTATTACAAGTAATTCGGAGAAAAATTCGCTCGGCTTTAAGTTTATATTTTGCATACTTCTTACCTGTGTATGATCAAAAAAGACAACTATTAAAAACTGCATTTGAAGTATGTGCTACGAACTCTCCGGACATAATAGTTGCCACAGCTGAACCTTTTATTTTGTTCAAATATGCAAATACCTTATCCAAGAAATTTGACATACCTTGGATTGCAGATTACCGTGATAATTGGTCCAATGAACCCACTCTGGATTATTCCTATTTGCATGCTTTGTTATATCGCCAGTATTTCAGTGCTATTGAAAAGCGAATGGTATCAACAGCTTCTTATATAACTACTGTCGGTATCCCAACAGCGCAAAGAATCCAACAGATTTTCCCTCAAAAAGATATCGCCTTGATACCAAATGGTCATGCCATTCCCACGAACTTTAAAAGTTCATTGGTTTCAAAGTCAAGGATCAAAATATCCTATTTTGGTAGACTTTACAAACATCGTAATCCTTCATTGTTCATATTGGGGGTAAAAAAATGGATAAGTGAAAATTCAGATTCCGACTTGAAGATATACTTTTATGGTCTTGGGGATTTTAAGGAGCAAGCAGATTATTTATTGGAACTATTTGATGGAGTTGAAGATAAAGTGGTCATAACTGAATCTCTTTCATACATGGATTTAGTTTCGGCTGCCTCCGATTCAAATGCTTTTCTAATGCTTTCCGACCGAAATTTGCCGCTGACCAATGGGAAAGTGTTTGATTATCTGGGCTTGAAACGCCCTATTCTTCTTTGCCCTAATGATCATTCGGTTTTTAATGAACTCCTGACTAACCAAAGCTGCGGATACATCGCCGATTCAGTCGAAGATGTGGTTAGAATTCTAGACGAATTTTGGGAACATATTGGGCAAGATGAATACTTTACAACTCCAGTTCTGAGGCAAGAGTATTCCAGAGATAAATCATCTGAAGAGCTTTTGAATCTGATTAAGGAGGTATGTGCGGAATCATAG
- a CDS encoding acylneuraminate cytidylyltransferase family protein yields MTFLVIIPARAGSKGLPGKNIKPLNGKSLIAYTIEAALEVFPQESVCVSTDSEEIAACARIFGAVTPFFRPKDLATDTASTEQVLIHAIDFFQSQGSEFKTVILLQPTSPFRRTEDIKKAIELFDDSLDMVVSVCETKSNPYYVLFEENEEGFLEKSKTGKFTRRQDCPKVYEFNGSIYVINVKSLREKGMAQFNKIKKLEMPKIYSVDIDDEVDWNYAEFLVKKLQIDQNL; encoded by the coding sequence ATGACGTTCTTGGTCATCATACCCGCAAGAGCGGGCTCCAAAGGATTGCCTGGGAAGAATATAAAGCCCTTAAACGGCAAGTCATTGATCGCCTATACCATTGAAGCAGCGCTTGAGGTATTTCCTCAGGAATCGGTTTGTGTTTCTACTGACAGTGAGGAAATTGCCGCTTGTGCCCGAATCTTCGGAGCCGTGACACCTTTTTTTAGACCAAAAGATTTAGCTACAGATACTGCATCTACCGAACAAGTGCTCATTCATGCGATTGATTTCTTCCAATCCCAGGGCTCTGAGTTTAAAACAGTCATCCTTCTTCAGCCAACAAGTCCTTTTCGAAGAACTGAGGACATTAAAAAAGCAATAGAATTATTTGATGATAGCTTGGATATGGTGGTTTCTGTTTGTGAAACGAAATCCAATCCTTACTACGTGCTCTTCGAAGAAAACGAAGAGGGGTTTCTTGAAAAATCCAAAACGGGAAAATTCACCCGTCGCCAAGATTGCCCCAAGGTTTATGAATTTAATGGATCGATATACGTTATCAACGTGAAAAGCTTGAGGGAAAAAGGAATGGCACAATTCAACAAAATCAAAAAATTGGAGATGCCAAAAATATACTCTGTTGATATTGATGATGAAGTGGATTGGAATTATGCCGAGTTCTTAGTCAAGAAACTTCAAATAGATCAAAACTTATGA
- a CDS encoding nucleotidyltransferase family protein: protein MIPYQKHLVREDFTVKDVLKVLDELAADAIVFLVDEDDRLIGSITDGDFRRGFIRGLGFENPLSDFIQPDPKFIQKANFELSEIIAFREKNFKILPIVDKDHRIVNVVNFRSQKSYLPVDALIMAGGRGARLKPLTDHTPKPMLKVGDKPILERNIDRLKNYGIDDIWISVRYLGDQIKSYFGDGSERSLSIQYAEETEALGTAGALALMDNVEHDTVLLMNSDLLTNIDFEAFYLFYRETKADLAVACIPYHVNVPYAVMETDGNKVTGFKEKPTYTHFSNAGIYLLNKEVVEGIPRNKALNATDLMEELIREGKSVVSYPHAGYWLDIGKHEDYLKASEDIKRLKL, encoded by the coding sequence ATGATTCCTTATCAAAAGCATCTGGTCAGAGAAGACTTTACTGTTAAAGACGTTTTAAAGGTATTAGATGAGCTTGCTGCAGATGCCATAGTGTTTCTGGTGGATGAAGATGATAGATTAATCGGTTCCATTACTGATGGCGACTTTCGTAGAGGTTTTATTCGCGGACTGGGGTTTGAAAACCCATTGAGTGATTTTATTCAGCCCGACCCAAAGTTTATACAAAAGGCCAACTTTGAATTAAGTGAGATCATTGCTTTCAGAGAGAAGAACTTCAAAATTCTTCCTATTGTCGATAAAGATCATCGTATTGTGAATGTTGTAAACTTCCGTTCTCAAAAGTCATACTTACCTGTAGATGCATTGATTATGGCAGGAGGTCGTGGGGCTCGATTGAAACCCCTCACTGATCACACACCGAAGCCCATGCTGAAGGTAGGAGATAAGCCCATTCTTGAGCGCAATATTGATCGATTGAAAAATTATGGCATTGATGATATATGGATTTCCGTGCGCTATTTAGGCGATCAGATCAAATCGTATTTTGGCGATGGTTCCGAACGCTCTTTAAGTATTCAATACGCTGAAGAGACAGAAGCACTCGGAACGGCTGGTGCATTGGCACTGATGGATAATGTAGAGCACGACACGGTGCTTTTAATGAACTCAGATTTGCTGACCAATATTGATTTTGAAGCATTTTACCTGTTCTATCGAGAAACCAAAGCTGATCTTGCCGTTGCCTGTATTCCATACCACGTAAACGTACCCTATGCAGTGATGGAAACGGATGGGAATAAAGTAACCGGGTTTAAAGAAAAACCCACATACACCCATTTCAGCAATGCAGGAATTTATTTGTTGAACAAGGAAGTAGTAGAGGGCATACCACGTAACAAAGCATTAAATGCTACGGATTTGATGGAAGAGCTAATAAGGGAAGGTAAATCCGTGGTTAGTTACCCACATGCAGGTTATTGGCTTGATATCGGCAAGCATGAAGACTATTTGAAAGCCTCAGAAGACATTAAGAGATTAAAGCTATGA
- a CDS encoding glycosyltransferase — MRKLRILQVIKSMSKGGAERYAADLTKALTEAGHETKLVSFSEENEYVNLTSEIDFCICKSVVQPSISGKSIVQIDEYRTLVKKFNPDVIHSHLFKSEMISREYIHPNTVYISTCQNNMEELDTFSISDAFSKRKFTNLYEKNWMLKRYKACNNHFIAISRHTEAYYKKVLPSYLNNRIRMIHHAIDFRKFNVYQHDRSQDLDEIKLIYVARFAPYKNHRFLIHILEALQNRTNKSVKLEFVGSGVEEDNVRHLAEEKGLSDSVIFSGLVSDVEMRLKEANFYIHPATYEPFGLVIIEAMATGLPVIALNGKGNRDIIEHGVNGYMFDEENAKLFANQIIELSESSALYKTISQNAINYAAGFDMVIHVQRVLDYYHEIINVRERKTPLTSSSQY; from the coding sequence ATGAGAAAGCTCAGGATTCTTCAAGTCATAAAGTCAATGAGCAAAGGTGGTGCTGAAAGATACGCTGCGGATTTAACAAAAGCGTTGACGGAAGCAGGCCATGAAACAAAGCTAGTTAGTTTTTCTGAGGAAAATGAGTATGTAAATTTGACGAGTGAGATTGATTTTTGCATTTGCAAATCAGTTGTACAGCCGTCGATTTCAGGTAAAAGCATAGTTCAAATTGACGAATATCGGACATTGGTAAAGAAATTTAATCCTGACGTTATTCATAGTCATCTCTTCAAATCTGAAATGATTTCAAGGGAATACATTCATCCAAATACTGTCTATATTTCGACATGTCAAAACAATATGGAGGAACTAGATACCTTCTCAATCAGCGATGCATTTAGTAAAAGAAAATTTACCAATTTGTATGAAAAGAATTGGATGCTAAAGCGCTACAAAGCATGTAACAATCATTTCATTGCAATTTCTAGACATACAGAGGCGTATTACAAAAAAGTTCTTCCCTCGTATTTGAATAACAGGATTCGCATGATCCATCATGCCATTGACTTCAGAAAATTCAATGTATACCAACACGACCGAAGCCAAGACTTGGATGAAATTAAGTTAATCTATGTGGCTCGGTTCGCCCCTTATAAAAATCATAGATTTTTAATTCATATTCTTGAAGCTCTTCAAAACAGAACAAATAAATCCGTAAAACTGGAATTTGTGGGATCAGGAGTTGAAGAAGATAATGTCAGGCATCTGGCAGAGGAGAAAGGTCTGAGTGATTCAGTAATTTTTTCAGGATTAGTAAGTGATGTAGAGATGCGTCTGAAAGAAGCGAACTTTTACATCCATCCTGCAACCTATGAACCGTTTGGCTTGGTTATAATTGAAGCTATGGCAACAGGTCTACCTGTAATTGCTCTCAATGGGAAGGGCAATAGGGACATCATCGAACATGGTGTAAATGGATATATGTTTGATGAGGAAAATGCAAAACTTTTCGCCAATCAGATTATAGAACTTTCTGAGAGTTCTGCACTGTATAAGACGATTTCTCAGAATGCAATAAACTATGCTGCCGGTTTTGACATGGTCATCCATGTACAACGTGTGTTGGATTATTATCATGAAATCATAAATGTTCGTGAAAGAAAAACTCCTCTTACTTCCTCTTCCCAATACTAG
- a CDS encoding D-glucuronyl C5-epimerase family protein: MKEKLLLLPLPNTSFSKGERATDYCSDTVVVPGVDIDFSQNIRYHLDLTETIIDYQNGLYGDFDEKGVPYSFFNGQMVYNPVTILQFGLICIDLYIGYDRSEYLDRAINVLDRLEIERIEYLSLPNWAYNSYNEKYSIEAPYYSGMAVGEAISFYSRMSKILGNESLMNVASGCFDFLKIPFEKGGVARIKGKNFYWIEEYPTNEPSFVLNGFVYSIFGIYDYWKFSSSEEAKSMFELTVNTLLNSLGEYDIGYWSVYDVLKRELVKKYYQKNVHVPQMMALYNLTGEQSFLDYGLKWKRQISTLNLIRVELMYRIKPRIDQRSLFLR; encoded by the coding sequence GTGAAAGAAAAACTCCTCTTACTTCCTCTTCCCAATACTAGCTTTTCAAAAGGGGAAAGAGCAACTGACTACTGTTCTGATACAGTTGTTGTTCCCGGTGTAGACATTGATTTTAGTCAAAATATAAGATACCACCTAGACCTTACTGAGACCATCATAGACTATCAAAATGGTCTTTACGGAGATTTTGATGAAAAGGGAGTTCCTTATTCTTTTTTCAACGGTCAAATGGTCTATAATCCAGTTACAATACTTCAATTCGGTTTGATTTGCATTGACCTCTATATTGGGTATGATCGATCGGAGTATTTGGATCGAGCCATCAATGTTCTCGACCGTCTCGAAATTGAACGCATTGAGTATCTTTCACTTCCAAACTGGGCTTACAATAGTTACAATGAAAAATATAGTATAGAGGCACCATATTATTCCGGTATGGCTGTTGGCGAGGCAATTTCATTTTACTCCCGAATGAGTAAGATCCTCGGCAATGAATCCTTAATGAATGTAGCTTCAGGGTGTTTTGATTTTCTTAAAATACCTTTTGAAAAAGGTGGTGTTGCGAGAATTAAAGGAAAAAACTTCTATTGGATCGAAGAATACCCTACAAATGAGCCTTCTTTTGTGTTAAATGGATTTGTGTATAGCATATTCGGTATTTATGATTACTGGAAGTTCTCATCGAGCGAAGAGGCAAAATCAATGTTTGAATTAACAGTAAATACATTACTAAATTCTTTAGGAGAATACGACATTGGATACTGGTCTGTATATGACGTTTTAAAAAGAGAACTCGTTAAAAAGTACTATCAAAAAAATGTGCATGTACCCCAAATGATGGCTCTATATAATCTGACAGGAGAGCAGTCTTTTTTAGACTATGGTTTAAAATGGAAGAGACAAATCAGTACTCTGAATTTAATCCGTGTTGAGTTGATGTACCGAATCAAGCCCCGAATAGATCAACGGAGTCTATTCTTGAGGTAG
- a CDS encoding formyltransferase family protein, whose amino-acid sequence MRIVLIGNVIFSERMLNVLIEMDEAKVVGIVTKQFSKFNSDHRNLAPIAENFNIPYKYVRDINAEHNYGWIESMKPDIIFCMGWSSLLGKEVLGIPPKGVIGFHPSALPSNKGRHPIIWALVLGLEKTASSFFKMVEKADAGDIISQNEIPIDFDDNASSLYDKIILSAESQIKEIVENLGNESSEPGIKRNEEGNEWRKRSRKDGLIDFRMASLSIYNLVRALALPYPNAEVIFNEMSFKVNAVRIGHNHETNIEPGKVLQIDENAIEVKTGDGSVWLTDHNIYPLPKTGLYF is encoded by the coding sequence ATGAGAATAGTGTTAATTGGGAATGTGATTTTCTCAGAGAGAATGCTCAATGTCCTGATTGAAATGGACGAAGCTAAAGTTGTTGGAATAGTCACAAAACAATTTTCTAAATTCAACAGTGATCACCGTAACCTAGCTCCCATCGCTGAAAACTTCAATATACCATATAAATATGTGAGGGATATTAATGCTGAACATAATTATGGGTGGATTGAATCAATGAAGCCTGATATAATTTTTTGCATGGGATGGTCGTCACTTTTAGGTAAAGAAGTTTTGGGCATTCCACCAAAAGGAGTGATCGGATTTCATCCATCGGCTTTACCAAGTAATAAAGGCAGACATCCCATTATTTGGGCACTTGTGCTTGGGCTTGAAAAGACAGCATCATCTTTTTTTAAGATGGTAGAGAAAGCAGATGCCGGTGACATAATAAGTCAAAATGAAATTCCAATTGATTTTGACGACAACGCATCATCGCTTTATGATAAAATAATCCTGTCGGCTGAAAGTCAAATTAAAGAGATTGTCGAAAATTTGGGGAATGAGTCCTCGGAACCGGGTATCAAGAGAAATGAAGAAGGGAACGAGTGGAGAAAGAGGTCGCGAAAAGATGGGCTCATTGATTTTAGAATGGCATCCTTGTCTATTTACAACTTAGTCAGGGCATTGGCACTACCTTATCCCAATGCTGAAGTAATTTTCAATGAAATGAGCTTTAAAGTAAATGCTGTTCGGATTGGCCATAACCATGAGACTAACATAGAGCCGGGAAAAGTGCTACAGATAGACGAAAATGCGATAGAAGTGAAAACGGGTGATGGTTCAGTCTGGTTGACAGATCATAACATTTATCCTTTACCTAAAACTGGCTTATATTTCTGA
- a CDS encoding FkbM family methyltransferase produces MLRTMIILIKKFVRPFLRGFLSRTRGLMRYQSFYQTLFDIAIRGMNFGSGDYRTSGELELLKVLRSRLSSQNDNVIFDVGSNVGSYALEIHNSFEGFEHKIHCFEPAGRTFLALEKNLGQGSEYVLNNFGFSDKATISKLYSYAGNSVLASLYERDLKAHNYEVESTEDISLDTIDAYSFRHEISFIFFLKIDVEGNEYQVLNGASRMLSEKRIKVIQFEFGEANVDSRIYMRDFFELLSNYEVFRVVLNGLVPLKSYNESLEIFKTANYVAFLK; encoded by the coding sequence ATGCTCAGGACAATGATTATTTTGATAAAAAAGTTTGTGCGCCCATTTTTAAGAGGATTTCTTTCGAGGACAAGGGGCCTGATGAGGTATCAATCATTTTACCAAACGTTGTTTGATATCGCTATTCGTGGGATGAATTTCGGTAGTGGAGATTATAGAACAAGTGGAGAGCTTGAGCTATTAAAAGTATTGAGATCTAGGCTCTCTTCCCAAAACGATAATGTAATATTCGATGTTGGCTCCAATGTAGGTTCATATGCCCTGGAAATACATAACTCCTTTGAAGGATTTGAGCACAAGATTCACTGCTTTGAACCTGCTGGTCGGACTTTTTTGGCCTTAGAAAAGAATTTGGGACAAGGAAGCGAATATGTGCTTAATAATTTTGGGTTCAGCGATAAAGCGACTATTTCGAAGCTATATTCCTATGCAGGCAATTCAGTTCTTGCTTCTCTTTATGAGCGAGATTTGAAAGCACATAACTATGAGGTTGAGAGCACTGAAGATATTTCTTTGGACACCATCGATGCATACTCTTTCAGACATGAAATATCATTTATTTTCTTTCTCAAAATAGATGTTGAGGGCAACGAATACCAAGTTCTAAACGGTGCCTCGAGAATGTTGTCTGAAAAAAGAATAAAGGTTATTCAATTTGAATTTGGTGAAGCTAATGTTGATTCCAGAATTTATATGCGGGACTTTTTCGAGCTTTTAAGTAATTATGAAGTTTTCAGGGTAGTATTAAACGGATTAGTACCCTTAAAATCATATAATGAGTCTCTTGAGATTTTTAAAACAGCAAACTACGTCGCATTCTTAAAATAG
- the galE gene encoding UDP-glucose 4-epimerase GalE, whose translation MIGKIIVTGGAGFIGSHICAELLSKGFKPVVIDDLRSSSKKNIQVLLNQFGDNISFYECSCQNRGALEAMMAIEKHIDGIIHLAALKSIPESQLEPTRYYENNLGSLNSIIDFAMDYGIERFIFSSSCAVYGSSINGEVNENTVCTDLLNPYALTKSIGETILRLAAKSGRRLSAISLRYFNPIGCHPMVMIGEEISAQSLNLVPMMLKTALGNNTQLEVFGYDLNTPDGSCVRDFIHVCDVASAHVHALHHSTVSGYETYNIGTGRGTSVFEMIQKFESITGKSLPLRKTKARELEILEIYANVNKASTVLDWEAQYSVDEALKHVWTRETGGVKA comes from the coding sequence ATGATAGGTAAGATTATAGTCACGGGTGGAGCAGGTTTTATAGGTTCACATATATGTGCAGAGCTACTTAGCAAGGGTTTTAAGCCTGTAGTAATTGATGATTTGAGGAGTAGTTCGAAAAAGAATATTCAAGTTCTTTTGAATCAATTTGGTGACAACATTTCTTTCTACGAATGTTCTTGTCAAAATCGAGGTGCATTGGAAGCCATGATGGCAATTGAGAAACATATTGATGGTATTATTCATCTTGCAGCACTCAAATCAATTCCTGAATCACAACTTGAGCCAACGCGGTATTATGAAAACAATTTAGGATCGTTGAACTCCATTATTGATTTTGCAATGGATTATGGGATAGAACGTTTTATTTTCTCTTCCTCTTGCGCTGTATATGGGTCTTCAATTAATGGGGAGGTAAACGAGAATACAGTCTGTACAGACTTGTTAAATCCCTATGCGCTGACAAAGTCAATAGGTGAAACAATCCTTAGGCTTGCAGCTAAATCAGGGAGGCGGTTAAGCGCTATTTCTTTGAGATACTTTAATCCCATTGGTTGCCATCCTATGGTTATGATTGGTGAAGAGATTTCGGCTCAATCATTAAATTTGGTGCCAATGATGCTTAAAACAGCCCTGGGCAATAATACTCAATTAGAAGTCTTTGGTTATGATTTAAATACTCCCGACGGATCATGTGTCAGAGACTTTATACACGTTTGTGATGTGGCTAGTGCTCATGTTCATGCACTTCATCATTCCACAGTCTCTGGATATGAAACGTATAATATTGGGACGGGAAGAGGAACTTCTGTTTTTGAAATGATACAAAAGTTTGAAAGCATCACGGGAAAATCCTTACCTCTGAGAAAAACCAAAGCCAGAGAGCTTGAAATTCTTGAGATATATGCAAATGTGAACAAAGCTTCGACCGTTTTGGACTGGGAAGCTCAATATTCTGTTGATGAAGCATTAAAGCACGTTTGGACTCGTGAAACAGGTGGAGTGAAGGCATGA
- a CDS encoding PIG-L family deacetylase: MNKVIVISAHPDDETLGVGGTLLKHARKDDKITWLIATRIFESQGFTKDRIDSREAEIKRVSELFGFNKVYQLDYPTMTLTSSSLPDLVPEISDIFHLEKPEIIYCINRSDAHSDHRLLFEAVMACTKSFRYPFIKKVLLYECISETEFAPALHEKVFIPNYFVDISDHLDKKLEIMKVYGSELGQHPFPRSLDHIKALAIHRGAIAGVQYAEAFQLIKFIDK; the protein is encoded by the coding sequence ATGAATAAAGTAATTGTTATATCGGCACATCCTGATGATGAAACGCTTGGCGTTGGGGGAACCTTGCTTAAACATGCACGAAAGGACGATAAAATAACTTGGCTGATTGCAACCCGAATATTTGAAAGTCAAGGATTCACAAAGGATAGAATTGATTCGAGAGAAGCTGAGATCAAGCGGGTTTCTGAATTATTTGGATTTAACAAAGTCTATCAATTAGATTATCCAACAATGACATTGACGAGTTCCAGTCTACCGGATTTGGTGCCTGAAATTTCTGATATTTTCCATTTAGAAAAGCCGGAAATTATCTATTGTATAAATCGGTCTGATGCACACTCTGATCACAGACTCTTATTCGAGGCTGTGATGGCTTGCACCAAATCATTTCGATATCCTTTTATAAAAAAGGTATTGCTGTATGAGTGTATTTCTGAAACTGAATTTGCCCCTGCCTTGCACGAAAAGGTTTTCATACCAAACTATTTCGTAGATATCAGCGATCATTTGGATAAAAAACTAGAAATAATGAAAGTTTATGGATCAGAATTAGGACAGCATCCTTTTCCAAGATCCCTAGACCACATCAAAGCATTGGCAATTCACAGAGGGGCAATTGCCGGGGTTCAATATGCTGAGGCTTTTCAATTGATCAAATTTATCGATAAATGA
- a CDS encoding glycosyltransferase yields MKNEIDVIAPFFSTIYILPSNTERNIEFELPPNVKILTEPLKSIGIIRLLISILRNKEILLEFISIMTQFKKVKTLLSFLKRGLCMQERLNCALRKLKVQPKIYYSYWNDENALGLALDASIIFKTSRIHSWDVYEERHSPPYLPLRKFICQKLDVIYSISDHARVYAEKKWGGNIELSRIGVKSSESTKFSGSSIKTLVSISFLSPVKNIEFLIENRGIIENLGFKWIHIGDGEKLPDYQKTCSRETFIGYMKNSNIINFLSTHREEVCLINVSHFEGIPVSMMESMSFGIPCIGTETGGVKEIIEHGKNGYILPAKPDSASFEFCLQNISKLTSEELLEMRKNSFDTYYREYRAKQNYTQFAKGLLRNYLKNRLR; encoded by the coding sequence TTGAAAAATGAAATTGACGTTATAGCTCCCTTTTTTTCAACCATTTATATTCTCCCATCTAATACCGAGAGAAATATTGAATTCGAACTACCTCCAAATGTTAAGATTCTTACTGAACCTTTAAAAAGTATCGGGATTATCCGATTACTAATCAGCATATTAAGGAACAAGGAAATTCTATTGGAATTTATCTCAATAATGACTCAATTCAAAAAAGTAAAAACCCTCTTAAGTTTCCTTAAGAGGGGACTATGTATGCAAGAAAGATTGAATTGTGCGCTGAGAAAACTAAAAGTTCAGCCAAAAATATACTATTCTTATTGGAATGACGAAAATGCTTTAGGATTGGCTCTAGACGCATCAATTATATTCAAGACAAGCAGAATACACAGCTGGGACGTTTACGAAGAAAGACATTCCCCACCTTACTTGCCTCTGAGAAAATTTATTTGTCAAAAACTGGATGTCATTTATTCCATATCGGATCACGCACGAGTTTATGCGGAAAAGAAGTGGGGTGGGAACATTGAACTATCTCGAATAGGTGTTAAAAGTTCTGAGAGCACAAAATTCAGTGGAAGCTCAATTAAAACATTGGTGAGTATAAGTTTTCTATCTCCTGTAAAGAATATCGAATTTTTGATAGAAAACAGAGGTATCATTGAAAACCTCGGTTTTAAGTGGATTCACATTGGAGATGGTGAAAAGCTGCCTGATTATCAAAAAACATGCAGTCGTGAGACGTTTATAGGATATATGAAAAACAGTAATATTATAAATTTCCTTAGCACTCATCGTGAAGAAGTCTGTCTAATAAACGTTTCTCACTTTGAAGGAATTCCTGTTTCAATGATGGAGTCGATGAGCTTTGGTATTCCTTGTATCGGAACTGAAACAGGAGGTGTTAAAGAAATTATTGAACACGGAAAAAACGGTTATATTCTCCCTGCAAAGCCTGATAGTGCAAGCTTTGAATTTTGCCTTCAAAATATCAGCAAGTTAACCTCCGAGGAATTGTTGGAAATGCGCAAAAACTCCTTTGACACCTATTATAGAGAATACAGAGCCAAACAGAATTATACTCAGTTTGCAAAAGGGCTGCTCAGAAACTACCTCAAGAATAGACTCCGTTGA
- a CDS encoding polysialyltransferase family glycosyltransferase, which produces MRHVFYLHSHITAIVCQGVIDHLNLSEQQVQLILQSNYANQLPSFFDKYVKKICGVLVHKKSKTARIGRKVRPLLESFYLDRQARKITPVEDYTLYLPQDKISLFRYLIFQPYCVKYYYIEEGLSCYDSSNFGEPKVFHPKNVFTKNLLPLGGMYKGQYLYNRFPGNTGAYALGKEAFPNEMNVCPITVEIPENYKVQLEAGNLFIFGALMRYGMIPKSMGDKYFQCVLSVLKKKSFYVKFHPNQEEEEIKEIKYLMKMEGIRYQEIPTDCVLEYELMSKRISVYGFVSSLLFYNQILGSGESFSAMNSVYGLLTPESQRIVGRTKEIFLRTSVELL; this is translated from the coding sequence ATGAGGCACGTGTTTTATTTGCACAGCCATATAACGGCAATTGTTTGCCAAGGTGTCATAGATCATTTAAATCTGTCCGAACAACAAGTGCAATTGATCCTTCAGTCAAATTATGCGAATCAGCTCCCTTCTTTTTTTGATAAGTATGTAAAGAAGATATGCGGGGTACTTGTACATAAGAAATCAAAGACAGCTCGAATTGGAAGAAAGGTCAGGCCACTTTTAGAAAGTTTTTATCTCGACAGGCAAGCAAGAAAAATCACTCCGGTTGAAGATTATACCCTGTATTTGCCACAAGATAAGATAAGTCTGTTTCGGTATTTAATATTCCAACCCTATTGCGTTAAGTATTATTACATAGAGGAGGGCTTGTCCTGCTACGACAGTTCAAATTTTGGTGAACCAAAGGTGTTTCATCCCAAAAATGTTTTCACAAAAAATCTGCTTCCGCTAGGAGGAATGTATAAAGGGCAATATCTCTATAACCGCTTCCCAGGTAATACCGGAGCATATGCATTAGGGAAAGAGGCATTTCCTAATGAAATGAATGTATGCCCTATCACTGTGGAAATTCCGGAGAATTATAAAGTTCAACTGGAGGCCGGTAATTTGTTCATTTTTGGAGCTTTGATGAGATACGGGATGATACCTAAGAGTATGGGTGATAAATATTTTCAATGCGTTCTCTCAGTTCTTAAGAAGAAATCATTCTATGTTAAGTTTCATCCAAATCAGGAGGAAGAGGAGATTAAAGAAATTAAGTACCTTATGAAAATGGAAGGTATTCGATATCAGGAAATTCCAACTGATTGTGTTCTGGAATATGAATTAATGTCCAAAAGAATAAGTGTTTATGGCTTTGTGAGTTCTTTGCTGTTCTACAATCAAATATTGGGTAGCGGAGAATCATTCTCAGCAATGAATTCAGTATATGGGCTTTTAACACCTGAGAGCCAAAGAATAGTCGGAAGAACAAAGGAAATATTTCTGAGAACCAGTGTAGAACTACTCTAG